ATAATGAATGGCCTTCCATTATATCACCATTATACCTATGTATATAATGGGGggttttatataaatcaagaaataaaaaggtTATTAAAAGAGCAATACATAAAAGgcaaaataaaagaattgACAAATCATAAAACTACTTATGAACCTATCAACTTTTCATATGTCGACAAAAATATGAGCACAAATGATGGAAATGAGAAaagtgaaataaatatgaataattatAACATTAATAGCGAAATTTGgattaatgaaaatgagtcagaaaatatatttagaaaacATTTAGAAATGCATAATCTTgaaacaattttaaatgctatagaaaatatttcagATGATGAAATTGAAgctataaaaataaaatattgttatttaaaaaatgaagaaacaGACTTTATTagtgataaatatattttatataaattacaaaatggtgaaataataataacaccAGAAACTCGATGGAAAGCTTgtgaaatattattcaatAAGAAGAAtgatcaaaatatatattatttattatcaaatatattggataaattaaatacgTTTGAAATATCggtttttcaaaatattttgttagTTGGAGGTTGTAGCAATATTAAAGGAATTGTTTCAAAAATTGCAAAAGAATTTTCTCaaattataagaaaaaaaaataatagctATAGTCAAATTAGcggaaaaaataaaaatagatatatagaaaaattagaaaataatatgaattttatatttcctaAAATATCTCCAAACTTAAGGCAATTTTTAGGTGCTTCGATTTGCtcaaatttagaaaatttaCCTGATTACAACAATGAGCACATATATAACAATGTTTTATATGAACATTTAGATGAGGATGTCTACATGACATTTAAAAGATAGCAATTCGTTTATTATAacaaatgttttttttcccataattaataatactCTTCTATACACAATTAATGTAAATTGTAgcaaaaatgaaaatatgcatataatttgatatttaaaaatataacaaattaatatacaCCCATTTTAGATAGACATAATGGTAATACAATTTCtatatgaattatatgGATATTATTACTAACAATCTcgtttattaatttttttttctcatatttgttaatcttaaaatttgaaaattaatatatgaaaataaataataaattttagtGCAAACCTCAAGAAAAATGTGTGATTCGCAAGAAATTAtgtaaagataaaaaaaattaattaattcgAAATCGCGAAATATAATGCGCTTTATACATATGTGTGATAGTGTATGTGAATGTGCATAAGCATGTTtctgtttttatttattcattttattttttagtataattatatatatttttttgtactTTGGGGGATATAATTCATGGAATTAGTTCCACAATTTTAGTAGtcacttattttttttccatcaTACAAGTTTATGTGTAAAACAATGTGTATTTTGAACATCGAGAtgtttattcattttttgaacTTTCATTAACGTTTTCACTATTAAAAGAATTTGAATCTGAAATGTTATCGTCGTCAAGATCATTTCTGCTAGTACTAGCAGCATTTgtatcaaaattatttgaatttttttgattttccAATGTTTTCCTCATATTTCTTAACCTTTTAAGTATAATGTTCAAATGCaccttttcattttctaccattttttcatataaataagaatATCCATTTGTATAAAGAGGTTTAACTTTTTGGTCAATCGCCAaacacatatttattttttgttgtttTTCAAGATCCATTCTTCTATtatagaatattttttctactTTTTCTAACGcttctttttttgtgtatcctctattaatataatataattggTGAGTAGCCATTTGTGTTATTATATGATCATTCctaaaaaaatcataacctttgatattattatttccttcAACAAAACAATCTTGAAATCTTAAATGtggatatttttttaataaaaatttaaccAAAtcgatatatttattattgttatattttgattttaaactaatattgtatatttcCATAGGCGGTGCTCTTTCAGACCATTCTAGCCACCTTGGTCTATCATATAAATTCGTTTCAATAAATTTCCTCATTTTATcaacaatattatattttaaggATCTACAAAAATTTGACCCATTTGGATGAACTGCTCCTTTtcccattttttaaatcaaataaaaatatgtttggTATATCATTTCTGcttgtatatatgtatttacaTTCCAACATGTATGtgtatattgttttatttcctaTCCTTTTGTATAGGTATCAAACTAAGTATATTTCAACAATTACATGCATATGGgcatacacatatataggTATATAGactgtatatattttagttAAATTCAATggtaatttatattttgtttcaATTCAATggtaaattatattttgtttcaATTTTGCTTCGTTTTGTTGTTccctatatattttttcctacttaaatatgaatatatattttatttatttatataattttctatttttatacttttttcaACTAAAGTATTTGAATTCCCTACATTGTTAAAACgtttgcatatttttaataattttgtagtgccattttttgattatattttccatgaaacccaaaaaagaaataaatagtatattatttaaaaaaaaaatttttttaatattttttttggttTTGCAAATGGCTATGTAATgtgttataaaaataactatCATAAGTAATACTCGTTAAAAGCgcaaaaattttttttatatgtcatacaatttgtttatatacaGAAGGGGgacataaaaatacaaaatttgAGTGCAAACGTTCTAAGAAATTGGTAAAGAAAACTGAAAATTGCGAAAATAAAGATTACTATCgttttataaaatgaaataagaataaactaaaaaataaatgaaatacgACTAATATAGTCACGTATAAAAAACAAGTACATAGAGTATAGAgctaataaataaaatccaaaaaaaaaacaataaagtGAAAAATGCATAGCGCCTGTCGATTTTTAAGAGCATATTCTTCGGCTATCAAACACATCAATAATGAAGAattacaaattttaaaaaaaaaactaagatataaatttaaaagtgtaagtttataaaatttatgtaattaaaaaaagagaataAGTGTGTATCCCCTTGGCTATACAAGAGGTTGgccacaaaaaaaatatatatatatataattgtttattttttatttcgatTGATAGGTTGGCATGCTTGAACTGGATACGCTAATAAATAACTACATAAATTCGAAGATAAATACAATAGATAAAGGCAAAGAAAAGttgttatataatttaatggaaataaatacTGTCGATTTATTGAAgctcttttatttttactcaaataaaaataataatgaccTTG
This genomic window from Plasmodium berghei ANKA genome assembly, chromosome: 2 contains:
- a CDS encoding actin-like protein, putative, whose translation is MEIKSKKYDNENDYKYYILQIGRKYTYVGFSGLHKPISVFNTPNFFIYNEDFHNCDNGENKLDEMLKGFSKVESNNNNVAKEEMKLKMCKIKNEDIIKRENSSEKDKISDYGINELFESGDKICGEVLENYENVEKMKESKIYHYEYKYNQDINLWNKFFEEFCFKIFDRIIKTSNKAKKVIVVMNMFIPTIIRYSLCKCLIENLNYYSISYINDLVSPLFLCNCNTCLVVDLGYLNCRVLPIMNGLPLYHHYTYVYNGGFYINQEIKRLLKEQYIKGKIKELTNHKTTYEPINFSYVDKNMSTNDGNEKSEINMNNYNINSEIWINENESENIFRKHLEMHNLETILNAIENISDDEIEAIKIKYCYLKNEETDFISDKYILYKLQNGEIIITPETRWKACEILFNKKNDQNIYYLLSNILDKLNTFEISVFQNILLVGGCSNIKGIVSKIAKEFSQIIRKKNNSYSQISGKNKNRYIEKLENNMNFIFPKISPNLRQFLGASICSNLENLPDYNNEHIYNNVLYEHLDEDVYMTFKR